The window AGATATAATTAACTCAACATGTgttgggatgtgtgtgtgtttatctgtgacTATAAGTATTGCAACAACCTGTTGATTCATGAGTAGttatttatctctctgtgtcactgGTAATAATATTGTGGTCACATCATCAGACTACGATTACAGGCAACACAGACGTACGCAAGCTAACAGTATAGTCATTATGTGGAGATGTCATTGACCAAAATGAGATCTATCCATAATCAGTCACAGCAGTGGCTTAAAGGAGTAGTTGTTAACACGTGGTTACTGGCACAGAGTCACTCACCTGAGTCACATGCACACCACATAGCAATCACTGTGTTGTGTTACTGGATGCTACTGCTCCACTGTTTTATCCGTTTATCAGTACAGATGATATGAAGTTGTTATCACTCCTGCAAAAACCTGTGAGGAGGAATCATAGACAGTGTGTGCTTATTTTAGGAGAGTGACATTGTACAGCAGAAATGAGATCCACAGGATATATCAGGGTCAGAAATCCTGCCATTATTACTGAGAGCAACGTTAACCAGCTCTGTCTATCAGATCAAGTGGGTTTAGGTGAGTCACTAATATTAGCAAGAGGGACACTTCCTTCACTCATGTGCATTAAATCATCATtccagttaaaagaaaaaaaaaaaataagtgtaaaCACAAAACCAGGTCCAGGGAGTTGTGGGGGAGGTGTCTGGGCAGGTGATTGGTTGGATAACATCACTCCCTTGTCTGTTAGAGGGGGGGGGCACTTTAAAACAGACCTACCTGAGCAATTTGAATTTCTTATCCAGACCTTTAAGAAGCAGATGAAAGGAGATGAGAAAATACGGCTGGAACAGTTTCAAGGATTTAATTTTCAGAAATCCCGCAGTTGTCGACCAGGTAGGATTGCAAACCTGTTTGACCAGACTTTCGCTAGATAATTTACCACACAATAGTTACACTGAATACAACTGAGGAATTAGATGCTTGCCTGTATTTGTGATCAAAAATCCAACATAAATCTGCCAaggaacacaaaacaaaacacatccaATGCACTACACTCGAAACTTAATGTGACACAAGAAATCATTGGAAATAATTACAATACATCCCATGATATCAGTATATTTTGAAGGTGTTATAAAgaggaaatatttgttttctaaaatgtaCTGTTCTCACAACAGTTATTTTTCTTAAGAGGTTCCAGGCACAGAAGATAAAATATGACACATATCACAACTTTTACcaattttatacattttgaaaCTTTTCAATGAGCAGGATCCACATGTGGATAATGGGGATGAGAACCCTGAACGTGGGAACTGGACAAACAAAAGGGAGTACATCCTCTCTACAATCGGCTATGCCGTTGGACTGGGAAATATCTGGAGATTTCCATATTTGGCCTACAAGAATGGAGGGGGTACGTAAGGTATTTGGTGTCTATTCCATTTGTTTTAGGAAACACAATTGATAAAATTGCTGTTAttataaataacataaacatacattaaGTTTCTCTTATTTCGCGGCCACCACAGGTGCCTTTCTCATCCCCTATTTTGTGATGTTGGTGGTGACTGGAATCCCACTTTTCTTCCTGGAAAGTGCCTTAGGTCAATTCTGCAGCCAAGGTCCAATTAACACATGGAGAGCAGTGCCTTTACTGCAGGGTAAGACTCCTGTTCAAGTTTTGTGAAAGATCAGTTGGGTACATCTGAAGGTGAAGTTGTCAGATATGAAGAATTTAATGAGGCTGTTGGTTAATGGTCAACTGTGCAAACTAAAACCCAGCCCATTTTTGACTTCAGATGAGCTCTTGGTTGTTTGGGTTTAAGGTTTTGTGTCCATAAATAGACAGAGCTACTGTGAATTACTGTGGCTACGAAGATATgttcaaaacatgtttaaaatttattcaaaattcaCACCCTACTTAAACTAAAGGTGAGAGTGAAGTAAAGGGGAAAACAGTAAAGTTCTTGAAGTACACACACAATTGTACTAAGGAGTCTAGTTGAATTGTTCCCCTCTGAACACTGAGCTATAAAGGTTTTGGGAGGAGACGGCTGAGTTAATATGATCGCTGCTTACAGGCTGTGAAGATAAAGACACTGGCTGGTCACCAGttactttttcacatttgcCATTTTAGCTTTTTGTTAGTACCCTCCATGTTATGTAGTTAATGTTCTCTGGAGTATAGCCTAAGGTAGAGACTCTaacttaatttaattaaaacctTCCTCTTTACAAAGACAACTGTAGTTTTCAAGGCAGTCGAAGGCACCTACACATGAAGTGataaaattaacaacattttaGAGAGGCTTTTCATGAGAACTTTCTTCACAGCAACAGTTACTTTCAACTTCTCTCTACCTCTACAGGTGTTGGCATTGCCATGGTTATGGTGACTCTAATCGTATCAATTTACTATAACGTCATCATCGCCTACAGCTTGTACTACATGTTCGCCTCCTTCCAGTTTCCTCTGCCGTGGTCCAGCTGCTCCAGCAGTGTTGATCGTAACTGCAGCGACACGCCAATAGGTGCTGTTTTCATCCCCTGTTCTGCTGATTTGTCAGTCTCATTGGGTGGGGTGAcatgaaataatgatgaaaaagtGATATAATTTGATGTGAATGATAGTTTATAAAGTTTATCAAAAGCAGgaactgtgctttttttttttttttttaaatcagtcacAACAGTGAATCTTATATCATTCTAGAGAAATTAAAGAAGCTTAAAACCACTTCAGATCAAACCTGTATTACACAGACTGATATTTTAAACAACCCTTTCACTGGTCCTCTCTCCTTGGTGTTTTAGTGGCCAACTGGACTGAGGAAAACATCACTCATCCTTCAACTGACATGGTCTCAGTTTCAGTGCAGAGTCCAAGTGAACAGTACTGGGAGTAAGaatcacacaaacaagcacaaattTACACACACTTGTCATACTGCAGTGTCTGTACAGCCAGatgtctctcctcctcagtctcgTGGCTCTGCAGAGATCCAGTGGTCTAGATGAAACAGGACCAGTAGTTTGGCACTTGgccctctgtctgctgctgagctCCATACTTGTTGCTGCAGCGCTCATCAGAGGCATCAAGTCATCGGGAAAAGTACGTCATCAACCCATTCATATTCATGTTCTTATACACAGTTTGTCCAGCTCCAGAgccaaaacatacagtatatcagctCCACtacaaaacatcaacagcaaaGGCAAATGTGGTGTAATACAACACCAGGCCCCTGGGCCCCAAATTTGGAGGCCCCCAGTTCCCTGATCCGCTCTCCTCACACTCGTAATCCAAGGTTTTGAAACACCTGTAGCTTGCACAGGATTTAAACTGACAGGCTACAACGTATGATCACAACCTGAAGAAGAATATAAACACCTGTAGATATATTTCATCATACAGGATTTACAATACATGATTGAAACAATACTTTCCTGAGTCAGGAATATGTTCCTGCTCAGCTGAACTACCGTTAGTGGCTGTTGCTGTTTGCAAATATACTAACTCCACATGTATTCGTTTCGTATTTCAAAATACACACGCTCAATTAATTTATGTGGGATAAGGCCACAGTTAGTGGGGCTTTGGAGGTCCCCTAGAGGTCGGAGGCCACCGGGACACCTGCTCAGTCAGACCTGTGGATAAATCATTATAATACATGCATAGGATCCAACGGAAGCAATCCTCCCCTCAGACTCCAAGCATACAGCTACAAGCAATGTACACACTTGTCATCATATTTTAGGGACAACTACCTTCAGACTGGAAATTTGTATCAATATCGAATAcatgaagagaggaaaaggaacaGAGGCAAATGCCAATTGCAATATAGCAGTCACATTTGCAAATGTAGGGCCTTACACGTTTCACAATTTAAGCTTGAAACTCAGCACCAAGAACAGGAAATGCAActgatttcatcattttttcacAATGCTAACTCTTGGCTTTTGTCTCTTTAGGTTGTGTATTTCACAGCCACATTTCCTTATGTGGTGATAATAATCCTGCTGATCAGAGGTGTGACACTAGAGGGAGCTAGAGATGGGATAGAGTTCTACATTGGTTCCCAGTCTAATCTGACGAAACTGACTGAAGCACAGGTAGGAAACCAGCCTTGCTTGTTGCTTGCTtgctttgttctgtttttttgttttttttttaattcaaaacatgactgtgttttttttaggtttggAAAGATGCAGCAACTCAGACTTTCTACTCTCTCTCTATTGGCTGGGGTGGAGTCATGACTCTTGCTTCCTATAGCAACTTCCACAACAACGTGTTCAAGGACTCATTTGTAGTAACACTTACTAATGCAGGTGGGAGCAAATTGTTTGCATGAAgttcatatattttttatgttttaaaagaCATATAGGATTTATAGTAGGCTAGTCTTTACGCCTGCATGCACAGTCGCAGGTAAACGGTTGTCATTGTGTCCAGAACAGGATGTCTGCCAATCCTGTCTCAGGCATGTGGCTCATTTCAAATAAGGGAAAGTATTGTGTTCTtctattgtattatattaatttaaatatattatccCAAAGATCACTAATccattttactatttttaccTTTTCCCAGGCACCAGTGTGTTTGCAGGCTTTGCCATATTTTCAATTTTGGGCCACATGGCTCACATCTACAAAATGCCAGTTGGACAAGTTGTAAAGGAaggtcagacagacacaccaTGTGGGCACCAATTAGTGAAAATGTGGAAGACTGGTAATTGGCCTCtgatgttttgcttctttgtcttCGTGCAGGGTTTGGCCTGGCATTCATTGCATATCCAGATGCTTTGTCCAAGCTTCCCATTTCCCCTCTGTGGTCCattttgttcttcttcatgCTTCTGACTGTTGGTCTGGACTCTCAGTTTGCAGGAATAGGTGAGATGTTATGCTGccatttactgttttatttgcaAAACATTCAGACCACTGCTGTTTTGGTAAATTGCTGTGTCTTCAAATCTCCTCTTGTTGTTAGAGGTGATATCCACCTGCCTGTTAGATGCTTTTCCAAACATCTTCAAATCCAAGCGTGCCTTATTGACCTCAACGACATGTGCCATCCTCTATCTCCTTGGTCTACCGTGTGTCACACAGGTAAAGCCCACCTGAGTATAACTTTGTGTCCGACGTAGAGTTGACCTGCTCagcccatgtgtgtgtgtttgtgtgtttgagataGGCAGGAATATACTGGGTAACTCTAATCGACCAGTTTGTTGCCAGCTGGGTGCTGCTAGTTTTGGTCCTCTTGGAGATCATTGGTGTCTGCTACATATATGGTAAATATGATAATTGGACATATGTGCGTGTAAAGGTGACAAAGATAGCTTTGGTCTCCAGCCGTGTTCTCGTGCTTTACAGGAGGGAACCGTTTCATTAAAGACATTGAGATGATGCTTGGACATAAGAGTTTCACTTTCTGGTTATGGTGGAGAGCATGTTGGTTCTTCATCAGCCCCTGCATCATAGTGGTGAGTACAACCTTACACAAAAGATTCACTCTGTATTAATGACTTGTTTGGGCATTTACTTATATCTATGTTGATGAGTGATGTTGCCATCACAGGAGTTTAATCAAGAAGTTTAGTAATGACAAGTGGCAAAATGTGGCTGGATATCACACTACATCATGTTAATTCTGTGGCTGGATATCACACTACATCATGTTAATTCTCTCTGTTGTCTAGGTGATCCTAATCTGGTCTGTGATGACATTTACACCACCCCGCTATGGAGAAGTCCAGTTCCCAGTCTGGGGCTTGGCTCTGGGCTGGTGCATGGTTGTATTCATCCTACTCTGGATCCCTGTTGTTGCTTTGTATAAGCTGATGAGAACAAAGGGAAACCcatgggaggtgtgtgtgtgtgtgtgtgtgtgtgtgtgtgtgtgtgtgtgtgtgtgtgtgtgtgtgttatgataCCTGGAAAAAGCATTGAAATGTTGCTCAGTTTCAGATTGTTTCCATAGATGCCAGGAAGAGGTCtctagacaaaaaaaacctaccTATATTCACAATCCTAATCTCTTACTTTCCACAGCGTGTGAAGTCATTGTGTTCTCCATCCGAGGAATGGCATCCCTACCTGGATGTCCATCGAGGACAGCGCTACTCAGAAGAACGCTGCCGCCAcaggaagaaacacacaaacagaccagaagtaaatgtaaatgtaatcacTAGCTCATGGCTCTGATGCGTCTTTTTGTCGTGTTTACCTGTCAATTTCTTCCCTTTGGTGGAGCAGTGTTACTCGGTGAACACCTTGTACTGAAAGTTAAAGCTGCTTTGATGAATTTTTGACCTCcgggaggcagagagaaactCAAATGCGAACCCATTGCAGATACAAATATCTAATGGCGGATGTGATCGATCAGTCGCCTATGGTTCCAGCAGAACCAGGGCAACATGTGCATCCTTTTGTAATCATCTTCCTTGTCAAAATGTCCACCTACACATGTCTTCATACACTTTTGTTTTAGCTGAGGTTTGGCCCACTCTCTTCAGGGAGAAATATACATTACCTGTCGGGATAGGTAGTATGCAACAAAGTAACGTGAggttgtgtgtttacagtgaaagagagggaTGCTTTCATGTTAAAGGGAATTATTTGATTCAATTTATTTACCAAATATTACATAATGGGGCTTTAGAATCAGGTAGTGTTTCTTATTTCTTCAGTGATCCATGGGGTTTTTATTAATTCAATCTTTCATCcataatgtttaattttctaCCAGTACACAACTTGTGTTTCAGTAAGCATGCTTGTCTTTCAATATCAAGTGCAGTTTCTTGTTAATTAACTAAATGCTCTGTTCCTCACCTCTGATATTCTACAATAAATAACTTCTTTCTGCTTCTCTATTTTGTGGTGAAATTATTTAGAATGACTAGAAATTCAACGTGGATTAAGCAAAAATGTTAATTGGGATTTAACATGGTAAAAAAATTCATTCTCCACAATAGGTAAGTCTGGCATGCAAGCTCATGCTATCATTCCATCAATAGCCTTTACAAAGCAGTGggaacacattttatttcccaGTGCACAGCCCTCAGCAGTAGCCCATATAACCTACCATATGATAGAGCTTTGTCAGTAGACTCTTGGATCAATAGAAACATTTCCCCGAGACAGGAACATGACCAGTTGAACCAGAATGTAAATGCAGTGGCTGGTGTGTGTTTAGTGCTTCAAGCAGGAGAGTCAAAACTCCAGGGAAACTGAAGAGATTTCACGGATGATAAAGTAAGTAACATAGCTATCTATTTATTGTTTACTTGGTAAGGCCACAAAGGAAATTACCCCTGACTTAATTGTATCATCCTTGTCATCTTGTGGTTGCAAGTGATTTTCTGTAACGTCTCCATTCTCATAAAGTCAAGtacaactaaactaaaacttCTCAACCACTGAAGCATCTAGATTATTCACTGCTGTAGAAGGAGCTGTCTCAGTTCCTACAAAATCTGTACTGTTGATTTTGGGATCTGTGGGTGTGAGATAGAGACAACAAGATCATTCACAGTTAAATAGTTGTATTATTTAATATGGGGCAatcaacgtgtgtgtgtgtgtgtgtgtgtgtgtgtgtgtgtgtgtgtgtgtgtgtgtgtgtgtgtgtgagggtatCCTAAAGGTGCTGCAGGGATCGAGAAGATAGGGTAACCAATGTAATGCACTCTTAATAGCATTTTCTAAAAGTTAAGGCTGGATGTAGGAGACCTGTCTCCACTTTTTATTATGTCTATTGCAAAGTTTGTCATTTATGTATGTTGAGTGGCACTGGGTTGttatgagaggaggaaaaacaaacagtggttTACATATATAGTATGTTCTTGTTTCTCGCCATAATAATCCCCTGAATGTAGTTTTCCCATAATAACAGACAATGACTCGACAAAAGCCGGCATATGTGGAAATGCTAGCAGTGACTAGCCTAGTATAGCAACATTTACTGAATGAATTCACAATATCGTTATCACGCCTACTGTAGctggtcactaatgaaaacatgtaacaTTATATACCCATCAAGTGACTTATGCattgaggaggagaaaagcCAGATAAAGCTAGATGTGGATATTTGCGCCTGACTCGTAGCAAGCAGCAAGTATTGTTGCTGTGGAAACTTAATAAGCTGTCTGCTATCTTGCACAATGATTTACAAATGAGACAGTGACTACAACTTAGGTGTCCTACAAGTTGTCCTTTTTGTGTTGAAACTTTTACAAAAAAGCTAGACATGTTTTTAAGGAATTTGAATTTTCTTCTACAGACCATCAGAAGCAGATGAAAAGACATGTGGAAATATGTCTCTAAGATGTCCAAGGACTCTGCTATTCTTTCTGATCCGGTAGGATACAGTATatgggttttattttcacattgttacTGTTACGGCCACAACAGAATCATTCGGTTTGACCTCGTGACACATAAATATGGCGCTATACCTATTAAACgaaaatcattttgtttatacATAATTAGGCATATTTATTCATCAAAAATGACTTTTGCTCCAAAActataaatgtttataaatgtgtttactCTTCCCAGATAGCTATCATTCAGTGGATGAAGTTATAAATGAAACACCAGTAAACTTTCCTGCAATCACATGGATACTTTCAGCAGGAAGTGTGATTAATAacaactattattattgttattgtatttttccTGTAGTTACAAGTTAAAATGTCTCCTGTGGAAAATCCACAGCAGTGGATCTTGTTGGTTAGTTTCCCCCATCTTTGGTTGAATTTGTTCATCAGTCAAATCAGCAACTATTTGGTTAGATTGTAAACATGTTAATGGGTGATTAGGCTTAATAGTTGTCATGTTGATTTATACCCGAGACAATATCTTACAACTtgtaaaattctttttttttcagcagggCTCCCGCGTGGCTGATGGTGATGAGAATACTGGGCGTGGAAACTGGACCAACAAGAGAGAATATATCCTCTCTATGATCGGCTATGCTATTGGCCTGGGAAATATCTGGAGATTTCCATATATAGCCT is drawn from Seriola aureovittata isolate HTS-2021-v1 ecotype China chromosome 2, ASM2101889v1, whole genome shotgun sequence and contains these coding sequences:
- the slc6a14 gene encoding sodium- and chloride-dependent neutral and basic amino acid transporter B(0+), with product MRKYGWNSFKDLIFRNPAVVDQDPHVDNGDENPERGNWTNKREYILSTIGYAVGLGNIWRFPYLAYKNGGGAFLIPYFVMLVVTGIPLFFLESALGQFCSQGPINTWRAVPLLQGVGIAMVMVTLIVSIYYNVIIAYSLYYMFASFQFPLPWSSCSSSVDRNCSDTPIGAVFIPCSADLSVSLVANWTEENITHPSTDMVSVSVQSPSEQYWDLVALQRSSGLDETGPVVWHLALCLLLSSILVAAALIRGIKSSGKVVYFTATFPYVVIIILLIRGVTLEGARDGIEFYIGSQSNLTKLTEAQVWKDAATQTFYSLSIGWGGVMTLASYSNFHNNVFKDSFVVTLTNAGTSVFAGFAIFSILGHMAHIYKMPVGQVVKEGFGLAFIAYPDALSKLPISPLWSILFFFMLLTVGLDSQFAGIEVISTCLLDAFPNIFKSKRALLTSTTCAILYLLGLPCVTQAGIYWVTLIDQFVASWVLLVLVLLEIIGVCYIYGGNRFIKDIEMMLGHKSFTFWLWWRACWFFISPCIIVVILIWSVMTFTPPRYGEVQFPVWGLALGWCMVVFILLWIPVVALYKLMRTKGNPWERVKSLCSPSEEWHPYLDVHRGQRYSEERCRHRKKHTNRPEVNVNVITSSWL